The following coding sequences are from one Devosia yakushimensis window:
- a CDS encoding hydantoinase/oxoprolinase family protein: MTKRDTISRIATDVGGTFTDLVYFETDKTTGRQTVRTEKSDTTPPNFEQGVLNVIRKAGLSVAEADFFAHGTTVVINALTERKGAKVGLVTTTGFRDVLEIARGNRPDFFNLSYEKPTPFVERYLRQEIPGRMDYRGNEVAPLDLSGLPAILEGFRADGVQAVAVCLIHAYANPTHEKAVLDEIGRLWPEVATVASHQITREWREYERTSTTVLSAYVQPTAQRYLERLEAGLQQEGYEGRLYIMQSNCGVDSLTSTKAIPITMVESGPASGFWGAAELGRIIGEPNVLALDIGGTTAKCSLIQNGQVSIKTDYWIERDRKSAGYPIMVPVVDLVEIGNGGGSIAWVDDFSKLHVGPQSAGAVPGPAAYGRGGTNATTTDANLVLGRINRDYFCGGSVIADMASVDGALDALADKLGVSQQEAARGIVRIANANMVNALKLVSLNRGHDPRDFTLVVFGGGGAMHGVALGQELGVKKVVVPRGAPVFSAWGMMMSDLRRDYFVTRLMDGTDRAGLEALVGEISGHAREQFGKEGVAADAVNIQPLVKMRYRNQEHAVEVPLDAGPLDDTRIAALIEDFHGVYEREYTYRLDVAVEIVGIHIIASAEVGKLEMVPQPRTGARLEDAIKGRREVDYATEGVCEAIIYNAEKLEPGMVFTGPAIIEDPGTTIVVHPGNRVEIDDFGNTQIHLRS; this comes from the coding sequence ATGACCAAGCGTGACACAATCAGCCGGATTGCCACCGATGTGGGCGGCACCTTTACCGACCTCGTCTATTTCGAGACCGACAAGACCACCGGCCGGCAAACGGTGCGGACCGAGAAATCCGACACAACGCCGCCCAATTTCGAACAGGGCGTGCTCAACGTTATCCGGAAGGCAGGTCTCAGCGTTGCCGAGGCCGATTTTTTCGCGCATGGCACGACCGTGGTCATCAACGCGCTGACCGAGCGCAAAGGCGCCAAGGTGGGCCTGGTCACCACGACCGGTTTCCGCGACGTGCTCGAAATCGCCCGCGGCAACCGCCCCGACTTCTTCAACCTCTCCTATGAAAAGCCGACGCCCTTCGTCGAACGCTACCTGCGCCAGGAAATCCCCGGTCGCATGGATTATCGCGGCAATGAAGTCGCTCCGCTCGACCTCAGCGGCCTGCCGGCCATTCTCGAGGGCTTCCGCGCCGATGGCGTGCAGGCCGTCGCCGTGTGTCTCATCCATGCCTATGCCAATCCGACGCATGAAAAGGCCGTGCTGGATGAAATCGGGCGCCTCTGGCCCGAAGTCGCCACCGTCGCGTCGCACCAGATCACCCGTGAATGGCGTGAATACGAGCGCACCAGCACGACGGTGCTTTCCGCCTATGTGCAGCCGACCGCCCAGCGCTATCTGGAGCGGCTTGAAGCGGGCCTGCAGCAGGAGGGCTATGAAGGCCGGCTCTATATCATGCAGTCCAATTGCGGTGTGGATTCGCTGACTTCGACCAAGGCCATTCCGATCACCATGGTTGAATCGGGACCCGCCTCCGGTTTCTGGGGCGCCGCCGAGCTCGGCCGCATCATAGGCGAGCCCAATGTGCTTGCCCTCGATATCGGCGGCACCACGGCCAAATGTTCGCTGATCCAGAATGGCCAGGTCAGCATCAAGACCGATTACTGGATCGAACGCGACCGCAAGAGCGCGGGCTATCCGATCATGGTGCCGGTGGTTGACCTGGTGGAAATCGGCAATGGCGGCGGTTCGATCGCCTGGGTCGATGACTTCAGCAAGCTGCATGTCGGCCCGCAATCGGCCGGCGCGGTGCCCGGCCCTGCCGCCTATGGCCGTGGCGGCACCAATGCCACCACGACCGACGCCAATCTCGTGCTCGGCCGTATCAATCGCGACTATTTCTGCGGCGGCTCGGTCATTGCCGACATGGCATCGGTCGATGGCGCCCTGGACGCCCTGGCTGACAAGCTTGGCGTCAGCCAGCAGGAAGCGGCGCGCGGTATCGTGCGCATCGCCAATGCCAATATGGTCAATGCGCTCAAACTCGTCTCGCTCAACCGCGGCCACGATCCGCGCGATTTCACCCTGGTGGTGTTCGGCGGCGGCGGCGCCATGCATGGCGTCGCACTTGGACAGGAACTGGGCGTGAAGAAGGTCGTGGTACCGCGCGGCGCTCCGGTCTTTTCGGCCTGGGGCATGATGATGAGCGACCTGCGCCGCGACTATTTCGTTACCCGCCTGATGGACGGAACCGACCGCGCGGGCCTCGAAGCACTGGTCGGTGAAATTTCCGGGCATGCCAGGGAGCAGTTCGGCAAGGAAGGCGTCGCGGCCGATGCGGTCAATATCCAGCCCCTGGTCAAGATGCGCTACCGCAACCAGGAACATGCCGTGGAAGTCCCGCTCGACGCCGGTCCGCTGGACGACACGCGCATCGCCGCGCTAATCGAGGATTTCCACGGCGTCTACGAGCGCGAATATACCTATCGCCTCGATGTCGCCGTCGAAATCGTTGGTATCCACATCATCGCTTCGGCCGAAGTGGGCAAGCTCGAAATGGTGCCGCAGCCGCGCACCGGAGCCAGACTGGAGGACGCCATCAAGGGCAGGCGCGAGGTGGATTACGCCACCGAGGGCGTTTGCGAAGCGATCATCTACAATGCCGAAAAGCTCGAACCAGGCATGGTCTTTACCGGCCCGGCCATTATCGAGGACCCCGGCACCACCATTGTCGTTCATCCCGGCAACCGGGTCGAAATCGACGATTTCGGCAATACCCAAATCCATCTGCGGAGCTGA